A genomic stretch from Caulobacter sp. FWC2 includes:
- a CDS encoding DnaJ domain-containing protein, translated as MLYLLLGAAILVFLLWPKGRRFLNGDGWRVGAGAASIAAFAGAAYASIRGSWGTGIVLGVIGLWSVTEARRRPVIRREIVHPPKAELSLSEARAILGVGPDASLAEVKAAYMRLIQMAHPDKGGTEGLAAQLNAARDRLIRRRS; from the coding sequence ATGCTGTACCTGCTGCTGGGCGCGGCCATCCTCGTCTTCCTGCTGTGGCCCAAGGGGCGCAGGTTCCTGAACGGCGACGGCTGGCGGGTCGGGGCGGGCGCGGCCTCGATCGCCGCCTTCGCCGGGGCGGCCTATGCGTCGATCCGCGGGTCTTGGGGCACCGGGATCGTGCTGGGGGTCATCGGCCTATGGAGCGTCACCGAGGCCCGCCGCCGGCCGGTCATCCGCCGCGAGATCGTCCATCCGCCAAAGGCCGAGCTCAGCCTGTCCGAAGCCCGGGCCATTCTCGGCGTCGGCCCCGACGCGAGCCTGGCCGAGGTCAAGGCGGCCTATATGCGACTGATCCAGATGGCCCATCCGGACAAGGGCGGCACCGAAGGGCTGGCGGCCCAGCTCAACGCCGCGCGGGATCGTTTGATCAGGCGGCGAAGCTAG
- a CDS encoding PLP-dependent aminotransferase family protein: MTNPPIDWAERFSARMDRVHASEIRELLKLLDQPDILSFAGGIPDPALFPAERIQADYEAVLSDPVLARQALQYSVSEGYLPLREWIAERMTRDGMPCEPHNIMLTAGSQQALDLIGKLFISPGDTVVVARPTYLGALQAFNGYQPTYRDLADAALTGGETDLPRGALGYFVPDFANPTGVSLTLAEREALLDLAAALDMTLVEDAAYRELRFAGEPTPTLLSLDIARAGGIDNARTMFLGTLSKTLSPALRIGWVCGPKPVIEKLVLLKQGADLHVSTINQMVAHRAVSQGYDQHLHRLRGAYGAKGRVMLAALERSMPEGVTWSHPDGGMFVWIDLPEGIDGADLLARAIAEERVAFVPGAPFFAEVKTANAIRLSYSLPTDAQIEEGVGRLARLISKVMAEA; this comes from the coding sequence ATGACCAACCCACCCATCGACTGGGCCGAGCGCTTCAGCGCGCGCATGGACCGCGTCCACGCCAGCGAGATCCGCGAGCTTCTCAAGCTGCTGGACCAGCCCGACATCCTGTCGTTCGCCGGCGGCATCCCCGATCCCGCCCTGTTCCCCGCCGAGCGGATCCAGGCCGACTACGAGGCCGTGCTGAGCGATCCGGTGCTGGCCAGGCAGGCGCTGCAATACTCCGTCAGTGAGGGCTATCTGCCGCTGCGCGAGTGGATCGCCGAGCGCATGACCCGCGACGGCATGCCGTGCGAGCCGCACAACATCATGCTGACCGCCGGCTCGCAGCAGGCGCTGGACCTGATCGGCAAGCTGTTCATCAGCCCTGGCGACACCGTGGTGGTGGCGCGGCCGACCTATCTGGGCGCGCTGCAGGCCTTCAACGGCTACCAGCCGACCTATCGCGACCTGGCGGACGCGGCGCTGACGGGCGGCGAGACCGACCTGCCGCGGGGCGCGCTCGGCTATTTCGTGCCCGACTTCGCCAATCCGACCGGCGTCAGCCTGACCCTGGCCGAGCGCGAGGCCCTGCTGGACCTCGCGGCCGCGCTGGATATGACCCTGGTCGAGGACGCGGCCTATCGCGAACTGCGCTTCGCCGGCGAGCCGACGCCTACTCTCCTGTCGCTCGACATCGCTCGGGCGGGGGGCATCGACAACGCCCGGACGATGTTCCTGGGAACCCTGTCCAAGACCCTGTCGCCGGCCCTGCGCATCGGCTGGGTCTGCGGCCCCAAGCCGGTGATCGAGAAGCTGGTTCTGCTCAAGCAGGGCGCGGACCTGCACGTCTCGACGATCAACCAGATGGTCGCCCATCGCGCGGTGTCTCAAGGCTACGACCAGCATCTGCATCGCCTGCGCGGGGCCTATGGCGCCAAGGGACGGGTGATGCTGGCGGCGCTGGAACGGTCCATGCCCGAAGGCGTGACCTGGTCGCATCCCGACGGCGGCATGTTCGTGTGGATCGACCTGCCGGAAGGCATCGACGGCGCGGACCTGCTGGCCCGGGCCATTGCCGAAGAGCGCGTGGCCTTCGTGCCCGGCGCGCCATTCTTCGCCGAGGTGAAGACGGCCAACGCCATCCGCCTCAGCTACTCGCTGCCGACCGACGCGCAGATCGAGGAAGGCGTGGGACGGCTGGCGCGGCTGATCTCAAAGGTGATGGCGGAGGCCTAA
- a CDS encoding D-alanyl-D-alanine carboxypeptidase family protein: MFAKLTTARSFLAVAGLALSCLFGAVAPTPASAAIPYLQLNAQEPKYAAIVIDANSGEVLYDKRADSPRYPASVTKVMTLYLTFEALSEGRLKLTDRVVMSPRAAAQAPTKIGISPGDSLSVDEAIKAMTVKSANDVAVAMAERLAGSESRFAALMTLRGQELGMRNSRFVNASGLPDSRQISTARDLAILSRATMRDFPQYYSYFSVKGFYFRGNYVKGHNRLLDSMDGFDGLKTGYTNASGFNLAGSAVRDGRRLIAVVLGGPSTAWRDNNMEDLLLTGFDVMKRRSRGERTTIAANIYEEEPSGPIERPSTEQGDGDQAGLRIVLTENPRNPGPVKVSPTLRGAQEAAKPAPKAAAKKPKGEWGVQVGAFKSKSLANDQLKLVRNRFAKMVADAEGAVEGAAGGAFRAQFQGLTSDAAREACSALKAKRMPCMVLSPR; the protein is encoded by the coding sequence ATGTTCGCCAAGCTTACCACCGCCCGTTCTTTCCTGGCCGTCGCCGGCCTCGCGCTCTCGTGCCTGTTCGGCGCCGTGGCGCCGACCCCGGCTTCGGCGGCCATACCGTACCTGCAGCTGAACGCTCAGGAACCGAAGTACGCGGCGATCGTGATCGACGCCAATTCGGGCGAAGTCCTTTACGACAAAAGGGCTGACAGCCCCCGCTACCCCGCCTCGGTCACCAAGGTGATGACCCTTTACCTGACCTTCGAGGCGCTGAGCGAAGGCCGCCTGAAGCTGACGGACCGGGTCGTCATGTCGCCCCGCGCGGCCGCCCAGGCCCCGACCAAGATCGGCATTTCGCCCGGCGACAGCCTGTCGGTCGACGAGGCCATCAAGGCCATGACGGTCAAGTCGGCCAACGACGTGGCCGTGGCCATGGCCGAGCGACTCGCCGGCAGTGAGTCGCGCTTCGCCGCCCTGATGACCCTGCGCGGTCAGGAACTGGGCATGCGCAACAGCCGCTTTGTGAACGCCTCGGGCCTGCCCGATAGCCGTCAGATCTCCACGGCCCGGGATCTCGCCATCCTGTCGCGCGCCACGATGCGCGATTTCCCGCAGTACTACAGCTACTTCTCGGTGAAGGGCTTCTACTTCCGGGGCAACTACGTCAAAGGCCACAACCGCCTGCTGGACAGCATGGACGGCTTCGACGGCCTGAAGACCGGCTACACGAACGCCAGCGGCTTCAACCTCGCCGGCTCGGCCGTGCGCGACGGCCGTCGCCTGATCGCCGTGGTCCTGGGCGGCCCCTCGACCGCCTGGCGCGACAACAACATGGAAGACCTGCTGCTGACCGGCTTCGACGTCATGAAGCGCCGGTCGCGCGGCGAGCGCACCACCATCGCCGCCAACATCTATGAGGAAGAGCCGTCGGGCCCGATCGAGCGTCCGTCGACCGAACAGGGCGACGGCGACCAGGCCGGCCTGCGGATCGTCCTGACCGAGAACCCCCGCAACCCGGGCCCGGTGAAGGTCTCCCCCACCCTGCGCGGCGCTCAGGAAGCCGCCAAGCCGGCCCCAAAGGCCGCCGCCAAGAAGCCGAAGGGCGAATGGGGCGTGCAGGTCGGAGCGTTCAAGTCCAAGTCGCTGGCCAACGACCAGCTGAAGCTGGTGCGCAACCGCTTCGCCAAGATGGTCGCCGACGCCGAAGGGGCTGTCGAAGGCGCGGCCGGCGGAGCCTTCCGCGCCCAGTTCCAGGGCCTGACCTCGGACGCCGCCCGCGAGGCCTGCTCGGCCCTGAAGGCCAAGCGGATGCCCTGCATGGTGCTGTCGCCGCGCTGA
- a CDS encoding phasin family protein: protein MAAAETVKNTVEQFSTASNQAFKDGVEKSLAALAEANTHSKKNLEAVVASVTAATKGAEALGAQTFAYSKKAMEDQVAAAKSLAGAKSVQEAMELQTAWAKTALEAYIAQVSKASEIVSASIKDSVKPLNERASAAVEKFQAAR, encoded by the coding sequence ATGGCCGCCGCCGAAACCGTCAAGAACACCGTCGAACAATTCAGCACCGCCTCGAACCAAGCGTTCAAGGACGGCGTCGAGAAGTCGCTGGCCGCCCTGGCCGAAGCCAACACCCATTCGAAGAAGAACCTGGAAGCCGTCGTCGCCTCGGTGACCGCCGCCACCAAGGGCGCCGAAGCCCTGGGCGCCCAGACCTTCGCCTATTCGAAGAAGGCCATGGAAGACCAGGTCGCCGCCGCCAAGTCGCTGGCCGGCGCCAAGAGCGTCCAGGAAGCCATGGAACTGCAGACCGCCTGGGCCAAGACCGCTCTGGAAGCCTACATCGCCCAGGTCAGCAAGGCCTCGGAGATCGTCTCGGCCTCGATCAAGGACTCGGTCAAGCCGCTGAACGAGCGCGCCAGCGCCGCCGTCGAGAAGTTCCAAGCCGCGCGCTAA
- a CDS encoding RidA family protein, whose translation MSKVEERLKAIGIELPQPVAPVANYVTFVKTGNLVHISGQISLDADGGIKGTVGVDVDLETAQKAARICGINLLAQMKAACDGDLDRVVRVVKLGGFVQAGPDFIDIPKVINGCSDLMVEALGDAGRHARSAVGVYRLPLGFAVEVDAVVEIA comes from the coding sequence ATGTCGAAGGTCGAGGAACGCCTGAAGGCGATCGGGATTGAGCTGCCCCAGCCAGTGGCGCCGGTGGCCAACTACGTGACCTTCGTCAAGACGGGCAATCTCGTGCACATCTCCGGCCAGATCTCGCTGGACGCCGACGGGGGCATCAAGGGCACGGTCGGGGTCGACGTCGACCTGGAGACCGCCCAGAAGGCCGCCCGCATCTGCGGGATCAACCTGCTGGCCCAGATGAAGGCGGCCTGCGACGGCGACCTGGACCGCGTGGTCCGCGTCGTGAAGCTGGGCGGCTTCGTTCAGGCCGGTCCGGACTTCATCGACATCCCAAAGGTCATCAACGGCTGCTCGGACCTGATGGTGGAGGCCCTGGGCGACGCCGGCCGCCACGCCCGCTCGGCGGTGGGGGTCTATCGTCTGCCCCTCGGCTTCGCGGTCGAGGTCGACGCGGTGGTGGAGATCGCCTGA
- a CDS encoding glycerophosphodiester phosphodiesterase, with protein sequence MSSRERPSTDVFGEAWERLFDPPVAHRGLWTPDGAPENSRAAFQAACAGGYGIELDVQLTADGEAVVFHDERLERMTGKEGRLRDHTAADLGTMALKGTDETIPTLADTLTLIGHRAMVFIELKTPFGEVGPLEKRVTEVLVDHNGPTAVIGFNPYSHAWFADHHPQILRGLDSYSWNDEGARKLAPEMRKSLAALEQVELARPDFLALGLDMLPSARADLYRAKGMPIVAWTVRSPDQWEGVKDHCDNLIFEGFTA encoded by the coding sequence ATGAGCTCGCGCGAACGCCCCTCGACCGACGTCTTCGGCGAGGCGTGGGAGCGCCTGTTCGATCCGCCGGTGGCCCATCGCGGCCTCTGGACCCCGGACGGCGCGCCGGAGAACTCGCGCGCTGCCTTCCAGGCCGCCTGCGCTGGCGGCTACGGCATCGAGCTTGATGTCCAGTTGACCGCCGACGGCGAGGCGGTGGTGTTCCATGACGAGCGCCTGGAGCGGATGACCGGCAAGGAGGGGCGCCTGCGGGACCACACCGCCGCCGACCTCGGGACCATGGCCCTGAAGGGCACGGACGAGACCATCCCGACCCTGGCCGACACCCTGACCCTGATCGGCCACCGCGCCATGGTGTTCATCGAGCTGAAGACGCCGTTCGGCGAGGTCGGCCCGCTGGAGAAGCGGGTCACCGAAGTGCTGGTCGACCACAACGGCCCGACCGCCGTGATCGGCTTCAATCCGTATTCGCACGCCTGGTTCGCCGACCACCACCCGCAGATCCTGCGCGGCCTGGACAGCTATAGCTGGAACGACGAGGGCGCTCGCAAGCTGGCGCCCGAAATGCGCAAGTCGCTGGCGGCGCTGGAGCAGGTCGAGCTGGCGCGGCCCGATTTTCTGGCCCTGGGCTTGGACATGTTGCCCAGCGCCCGCGCCGACCTATATCGCGCCAAGGGCATGCCGATCGTCGCCTGGACGGTCCGCTCGCCCGACCAGTGGGAAGGCGTGAAGGATCATTGCGACAACCTGATCTTCGAGGGCTTCACGGCGTGA
- a CDS encoding GNAT family N-acetyltransferase: MSSALAGVQSAVRVHRDIAEIGKADWDACGDHTGDPFVSYDFLSILEESGCVSPRTGWASQHLSVLDEAGNVAAVMPLYLKSHSQGEYVFDHAWADAYERAGGRYYPKLQCSSPFSPVTGSRLIVRPDVDVDEGRSALLGGALTLCERMGASSLHVTFPVEDEWAWMGQRGMLLRQDQQYHWENRDYATFDAFLAALSANRRKTIRRERRDAQDGLEIVALTGDDLTEDHWDAFFGFYMDTGSRKWGRPYLNRRFFSLLQERMADKVLLIMARRPGGPWIAGALNLLGRDCLYGRHWGCTEDVPFLHFELCYYQAIEHAIRLGLPRVEAGAQGQHKIARGYLPSAVYSAHWIADPALREPVARYLEREREAVESDIAMLTEEYSPFRQER; this comes from the coding sequence GTGAGTTCGGCCCTGGCCGGCGTCCAGTCAGCGGTTCGCGTCCATCGTGATATCGCCGAGATCGGCAAGGCCGACTGGGACGCCTGCGGCGACCACACCGGCGATCCGTTCGTCAGCTACGACTTCCTGTCGATCCTGGAAGAGAGCGGCTGCGTCTCGCCGCGCACTGGCTGGGCGTCGCAGCACCTGTCGGTGCTGGACGAGGCGGGTAATGTCGCGGCGGTCATGCCGCTGTATCTGAAGTCCCACAGCCAGGGCGAATACGTCTTCGACCACGCCTGGGCCGACGCCTATGAGCGGGCTGGCGGTAGGTACTATCCCAAGCTCCAGTGCTCCTCTCCGTTCTCGCCGGTGACCGGCTCGCGGCTGATCGTGCGGCCCGATGTGGATGTCGACGAGGGCCGCTCGGCCCTGCTGGGCGGCGCCCTGACCCTGTGCGAGCGCATGGGGGCCTCATCGCTGCACGTGACCTTCCCGGTCGAGGACGAGTGGGCCTGGATGGGCCAGCGCGGGATGCTGTTGCGCCAGGACCAGCAGTATCACTGGGAGAACCGCGATTACGCGACCTTCGACGCCTTCCTGGCGGCCCTGTCGGCCAACCGTCGCAAGACCATCCGCCGCGAGCGCCGCGACGCCCAGGACGGGCTGGAGATCGTCGCCCTGACCGGTGACGACCTGACCGAGGATCACTGGGACGCCTTTTTCGGCTTCTACATGGATACGGGGTCGCGGAAGTGGGGGCGGCCCTATCTGAACCGCCGCTTCTTCTCGCTGCTGCAAGAGCGGATGGCCGACAAGGTGCTGCTGATCATGGCCCGCCGGCCGGGTGGCCCTTGGATCGCCGGGGCGCTGAACCTGCTGGGCCGCGACTGCCTGTACGGCCGCCACTGGGGTTGCACAGAGGACGTGCCGTTCCTGCACTTCGAGCTCTGCTACTATCAGGCCATCGAGCACGCGATCCGGCTGGGCTTGCCGCGCGTCGAGGCCGGGGCGCAGGGCCAGCACAAGATCGCGCGCGGATACCTGCCCAGCGCGGTCTATTCGGCGCACTGGATCGCTGATCCGGCCCTGCGCGAGCCGGTGGCCCGCTACCTGGAACGCGAGCGCGAGGCGGTCGAGAGCGACATCGCGATGCTGACGGAAGAGTATTCGCCGTTCCGGCAGGAACGGTAG
- a CDS encoding pyridoxamine 5'-phosphate oxidase family protein yields MMSNEADLAEKFWKALKSDRTVMLGLPDVDRGRAQPMTAQIEGDHSGPIWIFTSSETDLIQSLSSEGRDAFIHFADKGHHLFAAVDGSLRIDTDRETVDRLWNPFVAAWFEGKDDPKLRLLRFEPRDAQIWLNEHSLFAGVKMMLGIDPKADYKDKVAEVQLS; encoded by the coding sequence ATGATGTCCAACGAAGCCGATCTGGCCGAGAAGTTCTGGAAAGCCCTGAAGTCGGACCGCACCGTGATGCTGGGCCTGCCCGACGTCGACCGCGGCCGCGCTCAGCCGATGACCGCCCAGATCGAGGGCGATCATTCGGGCCCGATCTGGATTTTCACCTCGTCGGAAACCGACTTGATCCAGTCGCTGAGCAGCGAAGGCCGCGACGCCTTCATCCACTTCGCCGACAAGGGCCACCACCTGTTCGCGGCGGTCGACGGGTCCCTGCGGATCGACACCGATCGCGAGACGGTCGATCGCCTGTGGAATCCCTTCGTCGCCGCCTGGTTCGAGGGCAAGGACGATCCGAAGCTGCGCCTGCTGCGCTTCGAACCGCGCGACGCCCAGATCTGGCTGAACGAACACAGCCTGTTTGCGGGCGTGAAGATGATGCTCGGGATCGATCCGAAGGCCGACTACAAGGACAAGGTCGCAGAAGTGCAGCTGAGCTAG
- a CDS encoding DUF4287 domain-containing protein yields MDTKPQGLTEQQEKWFASVKANLERETGKTLENWVEIVRRDCQETKPRARTDWLKATYGIGQNRAAAIFGVAFPSEMGWDDAEGLRTALWTDPASTAILEAVEAAVADLPGLVTGQRKGFTAWSRKAQFAALKPLKGGGAILGLAVEPDAAPGLSEPRNEGWSERLKAKLPLTSPAEVDDTVKALLKAAWARS; encoded by the coding sequence GTGGACACGAAACCCCAGGGTCTGACCGAGCAGCAGGAGAAGTGGTTCGCCTCGGTCAAGGCCAACCTCGAGCGCGAGACCGGCAAGACCCTCGAGAACTGGGTCGAGATCGTCCGTCGCGACTGCCAGGAGACCAAGCCGCGCGCCCGCACCGACTGGCTGAAGGCGACCTACGGCATCGGACAGAACCGCGCCGCCGCCATCTTCGGCGTCGCCTTCCCGTCGGAGATGGGCTGGGACGACGCTGAAGGCCTGCGCACGGCGCTGTGGACCGACCCCGCCTCGACTGCGATCCTGGAGGCGGTCGAGGCCGCCGTCGCCGACCTCCCCGGCTTGGTCACGGGCCAGCGCAAGGGGTTCACGGCGTGGTCGCGCAAGGCGCAGTTCGCGGCGCTGAAGCCCCTAAAAGGCGGCGGAGCGATACTAGGCCTGGCCGTGGAGCCGGACGCCGCCCCTGGCCTCTCCGAACCCAGGAATGAGGGCTGGTCCGAACGCCTGAAAGCCAAGCTGCCCCTCACCTCGCCCGCTGAGGTCGACGACACGGTCAAGGCGCTGCTGAAGGCGGCCTGGGCGCGGTCCTGA
- a CDS encoding HIT family protein encodes MSLDGRYDADNIFAKIIRGEIPCVKVFEDDQVLVFMDVFPQARGHMLVISKTSQARNLLEAEAKTLGRLIGATQKAAAAVVAALKPDGVVVTQFNGAPAGQTVFHLHFHVIPRYEGEGLGRHGEGGMANVEDLKALAAKISAAL; translated from the coding sequence ATGAGCCTCGACGGACGCTACGACGCCGACAACATCTTCGCCAAGATCATCCGCGGCGAGATCCCCTGCGTGAAGGTGTTCGAGGACGATCAGGTCCTGGTCTTCATGGACGTGTTCCCTCAGGCGAGGGGCCACATGCTGGTGATCTCCAAGACCTCGCAGGCTCGCAACCTGCTTGAGGCCGAGGCAAAGACATTGGGACGGTTGATCGGCGCGACGCAAAAGGCCGCCGCCGCAGTGGTCGCGGCTCTGAAGCCCGACGGCGTGGTCGTCACCCAGTTCAACGGCGCCCCCGCCGGCCAGACGGTCTTCCACCTGCACTTCCACGTCATCCCCCGCTACGAGGGCGAAGGCCTGGGCCGCCACGGCGAGGGCGGCATGGCGAATGTCGAGGACCTGAAGGCCCTGGCCGCGAAGATCTCGGCGGCGCTCTAG
- the clpA gene encoding ATP-dependent Clp protease ATP-binding subunit ClpA, translating into MPSFSRPLEESLHRAVAYANQRKHEYATLEHLLLSLTDDEDAAGVMRACDVDLTALKKSLSNYLDVELASLVVDDDEDAKPTAGFQRVIQRAVIHVQSSGREEVTGANVLVAIFSERESHAAYFLQEQDMTRYDAVNFIAHGIAKKAGASEPKNVKGANAGSNSAEDDGEKPNAKTGGEALEAYCVDLNEKARQGKVDPLIGRANEVERAIQILCRRTKNNPLLVGDPGVGKTAIAEGLARKIITNQVPEVLAGATIYSLDMGALLAGTRYRGDFEERVKQVVKELENHPNAVLFIDEIHTVIGAGATSGGAMDASNLLKPALASGSLRCMGSTTYKEFRQHFEKDRALVRRFQKIDVNEPSVEDTVKILKGLKSYYEDFHKLKYTAEAIKVAVELSAKYITDRKLPDKAIDVIDEAGAGQMLLPEGRRKKVLGVKEIEAVVAKIARIPPKSVSKSDTEALKELETDLKRAVFGQDDAIMQLSSAMKLARAGLRDADKPIGSFLFSGPTGVGKTEAAKQLALTLGIEMIRFDMSEYMERHTVSRLIGAPPGYVGYDQGGQLTDAVDQHPHAVVLLDEIEKAHQDVYNILLQVMDHGVLTDSNGKKVDFRNVVLIMTTNAGASDAQRQSIGFGRDKVVGEEEAALKRLFTPEFRNRLDAVVAFKPLTPEIIRQVVQKFVMQMEAQLADRNVTISLSDDAADWLAKNGFDELYGARPLGRVIQEHIKKPLADDILFGRLVRGGHVKVVLENGKIAFEIESTPDPKASKTDEAEPALVE; encoded by the coding sequence TTGCCCTCTTTTTCGCGCCCCCTGGAAGAATCCCTGCATCGCGCCGTCGCGTACGCCAACCAGCGTAAGCACGAATACGCGACCCTGGAGCATCTCCTGCTTTCCCTGACCGACGACGAGGACGCCGCCGGAGTTATGCGTGCGTGCGACGTCGATCTCACCGCGCTGAAGAAGAGCCTCTCGAACTATCTCGACGTCGAACTGGCCTCGCTGGTCGTCGACGACGACGAGGACGCCAAGCCGACCGCCGGCTTCCAGCGCGTGATCCAGCGCGCGGTGATCCACGTCCAGTCGTCGGGCCGCGAAGAGGTCACCGGCGCCAATGTTCTGGTCGCCATCTTCTCCGAACGTGAGAGCCACGCCGCCTACTTCCTGCAAGAGCAGGACATGACGCGCTACGACGCGGTCAACTTCATCGCCCACGGCATCGCCAAGAAGGCCGGCGCCTCCGAGCCCAAGAACGTCAAGGGCGCCAACGCAGGCTCGAACTCGGCCGAGGACGACGGCGAAAAGCCGAACGCCAAGACCGGCGGCGAGGCCCTTGAGGCCTATTGCGTCGACCTCAACGAAAAGGCCCGCCAGGGCAAGGTCGACCCCCTGATCGGCCGCGCGAACGAAGTCGAACGCGCGATCCAGATCCTGTGCCGCCGCACCAAGAACAACCCGCTGCTCGTGGGTGATCCCGGCGTCGGCAAGACCGCCATCGCCGAAGGCCTTGCCCGCAAGATCATCACCAACCAGGTCCCTGAAGTCCTGGCCGGCGCCACCATCTACTCGCTCGACATGGGCGCGCTGCTGGCTGGCACCCGCTATCGCGGCGACTTCGAGGAACGCGTCAAGCAGGTGGTCAAGGAACTGGAGAACCACCCGAACGCGGTGCTGTTCATCGACGAGATCCACACCGTGATCGGCGCCGGCGCGACCAGCGGCGGGGCTATGGACGCTTCGAACCTGCTGAAGCCGGCCCTGGCCTCGGGCAGCCTGCGCTGCATGGGCTCGACCACCTACAAGGAGTTCCGCCAGCACTTCGAGAAGGATCGGGCCCTGGTCCGTCGCTTCCAGAAGATCGACGTGAACGAGCCGTCGGTGGAAGACACCGTCAAGATCCTCAAGGGGCTGAAGAGCTACTACGAGGACTTCCACAAGCTGAAGTACACGGCCGAGGCCATCAAGGTCGCGGTCGAGCTGTCGGCCAAGTACATCACCGACCGCAAGCTGCCCGACAAGGCGATCGACGTGATCGACGAGGCGGGCGCGGGCCAGATGCTGCTGCCGGAAGGCCGTCGCAAGAAGGTCCTGGGCGTCAAGGAGATCGAAGCCGTCGTGGCCAAGATCGCCCGCATCCCGCCCAAGTCGGTCAGCAAGTCGGACACCGAGGCGCTGAAGGAGCTGGAAACGGACCTGAAGCGCGCCGTGTTCGGTCAGGACGACGCGATCATGCAGCTATCCTCGGCCATGAAGCTGGCCCGCGCCGGTCTTCGCGACGCGGACAAGCCGATCGGCTCGTTCCTGTTCAGCGGCCCCACCGGCGTCGGCAAGACCGAAGCCGCCAAGCAGCTGGCCCTGACGCTCGGCATCGAGATGATCCGCTTCGACATGTCCGAGTACATGGAGCGCCATACCGTGAGCCGCCTGATCGGCGCCCCTCCCGGCTATGTCGGCTATGACCAGGGCGGCCAGCTGACCGACGCCGTCGACCAGCACCCGCACGCGGTCGTGCTGCTCGATGAAATCGAGAAGGCTCACCAGGACGTCTACAACATCCTGCTGCAGGTCATGGACCACGGGGTTCTTACCGACTCCAACGGCAAGAAGGTCGATTTCCGCAACGTGGTCCTGATCATGACCACCAATGCGGGCGCCTCGGACGCCCAACGCCAGTCCATCGGCTTTGGTCGCGACAAGGTAGTCGGCGAGGAAGAGGCCGCCCTCAAGCGCCTGTTCACGCCGGAATTCCGCAACCGCCTCGACGCGGTCGTGGCCTTCAAGCCGCTGACGCCGGAGATCATCCGCCAGGTCGTGCAGAAGTTCGTCATGCAGATGGAGGCCCAGCTGGCCGACCGGAACGTGACGATCTCGCTGAGCGACGACGCGGCCGACTGGCTGGCCAAGAACGGCTTCGACGAGCTTTACGGCGCCCGCCCGCTGGGTCGCGTCATTCAGGAGCACATCAAGAAGCCCCTGGCCGACGACATCCTGTTCGGACGCCTGGTTCGCGGCGGCCACGTCAAGGTGGTGCTCGAGAACGGCAAGATCGCCTTCGAGATCGAGAGCACGCCGGACCCGAAGGCCAGCAAGACCGACGAAGCCGAACCGGCTTTGGTCGAATAG
- the clpS gene encoding ATP-dependent Clp protease adapter ClpS, with product MAERKQGGQGNGAGSSVVTEVKPKTQKPSLYRVLILNDDYTPMEFVVYVLERFFNKSREDATRIMLHVHQNGVGVCGVYTYEVAETKVAQVIDSARRHQHPLQCTMEKD from the coding sequence ATGGCCGAGCGAAAGCAAGGCGGACAAGGCAACGGCGCAGGATCTTCGGTCGTCACGGAAGTGAAGCCGAAGACGCAGAAGCCTTCGCTCTATCGAGTTCTGATTCTCAACGACGACTACACTCCCATGGAGTTCGTCGTTTACGTGCTCGAACGGTTCTTCAACAAGTCACGTGAAGACGCTACGCGCATCATGCTCCATGTCCATCAGAACGGCGTGGGCGTGTGCGGGGTCTACACTTACGAAGTCGCAGAGACCAAGGTCGCGCAAGTCATCGACTCGGCGCGGCGCCATCAGCACCCTCTGCAGTGCACCATGGAAAAGGACTGA